TGTCTGAGGTGCTATACATCATGCTGCTGGTCGTTGGCTTCAGTCTGATGTGCCTGGAGCTTTTTCACTCCAGTAACGTGATCGATGGACTCAAACTGAACGCCTTCGCCGCAGTCTTCACTGTGCTGTCAGGTAGGCCTCCCTTGTCCCCACCTCACTCTTAGAGAAACTAATTGTGCATTACTTCATTACATTTAGCACCCATAAAGACACACAGCCTGTTCGGTCTCACCACTGTCACAAATGATGGTGACAAAAGAAAGTTTTGGGCTTGTATAACTCATAAAGTATTATTTGTAATCTCTGCAGAACCTCAGCAGTCATTCAGAATTGGTAATTCATTTGGTAGTCTTGAGAGatcttttaaatgttaatgtttttaaaatggcaaCACTTCCAGTTATCcagtactgttaaaaagttttggACAGTAGGAAtggtttttgaaagaaagaaagtaacatTTTTACTCAGCAAGGATAGATATAATTTAGCAAAATTAAAAGTAAAGTCTTTAcattataacaattatatatgtatatatataaaaatgctattctttatattaatattaggcagcacaactgctttcagcactgatattaataagaaatagcaccatattaaaatgattttctgaagaattatgtgacactaaagattggagtaatggctagatatgtctctatctatctatctatctatctatccatctatctagcTGTCCATCCATCGATCCGTCCGTCCGTCGTCTATcgatatatttgtgtgtatgggTGAATATTAGAATTTGTATAATTCTTTATGACCAGATTAATCTTAAACATAACCtagattttcaaatttaaatttttgttgttaatgttttattaagattCTGTGAAATCTGTTAACTAGGTAATTTCACACTCGAGACACACTGACTTGAGAATGAGATGATGTGGAGAAAACAGAGATCTCCCCCCGGACTACATCTCTCTCCATCTACAGTCTAGTGCACCGTGGGTAAACCTCAGCAGTTAGAAAGCCAGAACAGCTGCTGCTTTTTGAATTTCTGATTATTTGATTTGCTGAATACCCAATAGTCTTGTTCATTTGGGGCCTTAATGCTTTTTAATTCCAAGTGCAGccgagatagagagagagtgaaatCACCCATGCAGAGATGAGCCTTCGTGTGGTTAGCTGACAGCGGttaaacacaagttaagataAACGAAATGGGCTTGAAACTTTTCAAAGGAAAAAGAAACAACATGAAAAAAACCATGTAAGCTACTAGAAAATATAACTGATGTAAGAACTAAAaagcaaatgaaattaataaatgtcTTATAAATTTTAAGATAATCAGATAATCTGATGTAAAATCTGGGTTAttatcaggcaaaaaaaaaaaaaaaaaacttggaaaaaTTTGAGGAAATTgtgttagaataaaaaaaattatataaaacagaGTGATATATTTGTCAGTAGAGTAACAAGTTGTATTTAAAGTAACATAGGGTAAAAAAGCAAATGTTATGCAAGTGAGGATTTACAGTTCCATGTTTCATAACAACTGCACCTTATTTATCCCTGAACCGTGGTGTTATTGAGCCCGGCTTGACACTAGATACACCCAACACACTGAGCCTGCTGTACGTGATTGGGAACAGGTTCTACCTGCACATAATGCAGGGATTTGGTCCTGTAATCCAAAAGATCAAAGGTTAATAACAGTGTTTGTCATAGAGAaaatctgtaaatctgtattgcaAGTGTGCTTGTATCATCTCCATGAAGTAAATTGTGTACACAGTTCCAGAAATATACAAACACGTCCATAAACCGGTCCTAATTTACTGACCCTCATTTCAAATATGTGCTGTTTTTCTCTGGAACACAAAAGgggattttgttttttaaatgttcacaTAGTTATAGAGGTTTGGGATGAGTGAAAGTGAACtcccctccacctacaactccttcCAGTACAGAGACTTGAACCTGCAAACCTTCGGGTTACACgtctaaccattagaccacagCTTACCTGatagctggccagtacggggatcgaacccacaaccttggcaTTATAAGTGCCATGCTCTTACCAACTGTGGATTCCTCAACAGGTCTTCTGGGAATGGTGGCTCACATGATGTACACACAAGTTTTCCAGATCACAGTCAGTTTGGGACCAGAGGACTGGAGACCTCACACATGGGACTACGGCTGGTCTTTCTGGTAAGCTTTCTCTTCTATTTCCAATCGCAATATGCATCATCAGCCTAAATTTGATGGATATgcagtgaaagaaagaaaaaactaatgCTTAAATTGAGGAAGGACATTATAAGTAATCCATGACTGCTGTATTTTGAGTCATTTGAAGTCACTTTACATTCACTCTTGCTCAGGAAGTGAGAAGTAGTGACATCAGATTTGTGGCTAAACTCTATATACATTCAAACTCAGAATATGTTCACTCTTAGTAGTTCCTGATCAATAATTCAATGGGATTCTAGAGACGTAGCTTAAGGTGCTTTTACTGTACATCCATCCTGTGTTATATAATTCACCAAGGCAAAGAGGCGAGGCAAGGCGTTCTCAGAAATCACAGATGTGCGGTTGTCTGGTCCTCATTCTGACCCAAATGAATCTGGCTCTTACAGACCCTTCTCATTTCAGGTTCACTTTCTCCAATATAAGTGCTCTCTATCCAACAGAACTTATTAAATAGCGAACTAAACTTCAAACCAGTTTCCTCAGTTTCTCTCTCCGAGGCCACTTTGACCCATGTAtctgtgaaaataataaaataaaacatggtatCATGGCATATTACAAATTTGAGATTTTTGGATAgaagatcttttacatttttgaaagaagtctctgctcgccaaggctgcatttatttgttcaaaatatagtaaaaactgtaataatatgatatattattgcaattatacctgttttatatttaaatagattttaaatttgaatttattcctgtgatggcaaagctaaatttgaaGCAGTCAGGAGTTTTATTATGTGATATCGAAATAATTTATCTCTAATTTCCAAAATGCTTATCTTATCTGAAATTCtgccatatttatataattaggaAAGATGTTGTAGGTCAAATACTTGGATTGTAGAATTGGATACTAAACATTCAGTGCTATCAGTAGACTGTGACCAAGAGTGTCTTTTTGGTGAAAATCCAGTTTCTTGTCAATATAAAGTTTGAAGTGCTTTTACTGTCTTTATATCAGTGTTAAAAGTCTTAACTAGAAACTTTTCcatttgtgttttatgttgtATGTCAGCTCTACAGGGAATTTTTGGAGGGAGTCTctgtcatttaaatttttgggacCATGCCTGTCTGTTAGAGCAGAGAGTGAATGGCTGTACTGGATCTCCCAGCAAATGATTTGTGTTAGTTTGGCACTTGGATATAAGAGACATGCACTGGGGTTCTGACAGGCATGAAAGTGGTATTTACATTGGCTGAATTACCACAGATGCTTGCCTGGCATCCATTAGTCTAGGCAAAAATTGCTTCATTTGTCCTCTGCCATCTGGCCAATTTCTCGTTTTTTCCCTCTATTTCTGTACTACCTTTACTACCATACCGAATGGTAAGAACTTGAAAATGAAAGAGTAATTGAAGTTTTAGCTTCAAGGTTTATGTTCCCCAGCTCACAAGTACAAATACTGAACTCTCACGGTTTTTGATTGGAAATAGAAGGTCATTTACGGTCTACAAATCACAGACACTTTTTGCTGAATGCAACTTTAATATtcctgataaataaaaataaagaacaaaacaaattaaataaactgtttCAGATAATAGACAAAGAATTGAACTGGCCAAaaagaacacagaaaaaaaaaacagttattttagaaaaaataaaaaatcttaaaccTCAAAGCAATATGCATTAATATTAGTAGTGTCTCATTCTGTATAgtgaaattattcattttttttttacattttattaagagaatgaatagttttcatttttctttctgaTGTGCTTCACTGGGTTTCTGCATTAAACAAAGCTTTTGAGTGTGATTTGTGTTTGAGCACATCATTGGTAGGACCTAACAAATTAATCTACAGATTTCTTTCTCAGTGAATTATAAATTAGGCctatcaagacaaaaaaaaaagtgtaatagtttaactaatgtaaaattatttaaatatgtaacaaagttaataatatttttgaataaattttaTAGCAAATATAAGCCGTTCCTCTAAAGAAACGCATTTTCCCCTAAAATTGTTCTGCTTGATCTGTATAGACTTTAACACTGGTGACAATAAACACACATTAGAGATGAGCTCTTAACATCAACACACAACAAATAACTAACagtgacaaaaacaaaacaaacaaaaaaaacagaattgaaataaatgcagcaaacagcaaaaaaataagCCTTTACAGTTGCACCTTTTTTTCATGTTGCAAAGCATTCTGGGAGCTCATAAATTGTTCAGTATGAAATAGTTTGTTCCGACAACTCCTTTAGTCTAGTTGTGACAACATTCACAGGCAGATTGGCATTTTAGTAACtgtgcctcaaaaaaaaaaaaaaatctaaaagctggatcaaatattatttatttatttaaaaaataggggttttttttatattgtttgacAATGTGCtatcatgtgaaaaaaaaaagatgcaaatcaATAGCATGTAAAGTCACCTAtatttttcatgtgtgtgtgtgtgtgttttacagcaTGGCCTGGGGCTCTTTTACGTGTTGCATGGCTGCCTCCGTCACCACCCTCAACTCCTACACAAAAACGGTCATTGAGTTCCGGCACAAACGGAAGCTCTTTGAGCAAGGCCTGCGCGAAGAGCAAACCTTCCTGGATCCAGAGGCCTTCCATTACTTCCGTGACAGGTCCGTGCAGTCCATCTCCAGCTCTATAGATGTTTACCCGAGCCACGGAAGCAGCCATGGGAGCAGTCGCGGGAAAATGCGCTCCCCTCCGGCTCCAGTGGACCAGAGCGACAACACAGAGTCCCTGGGAGAAGAGCAGTGCTGAGAGGACGTGAACTCAGTACTGCACAGGTGGCCTTGCTCGGACTGGACAACTCAGAATACTTATCAACTGGGATGCGAGGGGTTGGAATGTTGAATTCCCTTTTTTGATACGCATTATGAGGGTAAAAAATAGACATGAGTAACAGTATTGATCGAGGCGTGCCGGTAACAAGCTGAGCCTGAGCGTAGAGATATCAGTGATTGTAAATAAAATCATGAGGAACATGCACGGGCAGCTGGGAAAACCATACAACGTACACTGCCGTGAAGACTGAGCAGTGCGTGCATCAAAGCATCTGTCGGTCCCTCGCCCTGACAGCAAGACATGCTCCTGAGTATTTATCGATCTCACACAGTATGTGAGATGCCCTCCTCCCTTGGTGAGATCTGCTTTAATATGCCTTCATGTTACAAACAGCAGAGTAGAGTACCGTTTAAATCCTGCCTTCAATACTGCTGCAGCTGAACACAGGAGAAGCACAGCCCATTTCAGTTGCAACATCCACTAGTAGGTATACAAGGTTACTGCCACTTGGATTTTGCCTGTTTCTGTCCATTGTCATGCATTACTGGCTTGATTAGCAGCAGTCAGTGATTGTAAACCCTGACCCCAAATcatgttttcttttgtaatattTGGAACATCTTATTAATGTACATACGATGAATGGAATTCTATCTATTACTGAATGTACTAAATTGTATATTTATCTATGTATGCACTATAATCCTGTCTTTTTCATTTGATAAAAGAGGAACAGAATTGTCATCTTggatttttttcaagtttgtttttaGACTAGAAGATATAGGAAATTAAGCACGACAGCtcttatatacatgtatatattccaCCTTGTATTCCACCTTGGCCATATAAATGAATTTTTATGaatcattaatttttttagtatAGAAGTGTGCCGAATTGAGCAGTTTATACTgtcaaactaaattaaatgttACGTTttgtacgaaaaaaaaaaaacacggacatgaacaatgtttcatttaatataaatactgAAAACCTTATACATTTTCAACCCTAAAGGAAATCACAACTTTGTATATCTCACAAGTGccactgacagacagaaagatagagagagagagagagagagagagagagagaactctggcTCACACACATTCAGAGGTTATTTAAAGACCTTAAAaagttattgtaaagtgtaatgaGGAAGAACACACATCCCTGACTAAAATAAGACATCCTGCATTTGCTATTATAGGGAATGTTGTTTTTCTGCCCATCTGGAGCTCAACAGCATGTCTGTGAGCACAGCCCTTCTCAGTAAATCATTTTCGGTGAGATCAGGATTTATACGATTCAAGCTATTGAATTACACAGTATTTCCTAGAAGCCATAAAACTGCTTGCTGTAGCAAGCGCTTGCATGGTGTAGAACATGCCTTCAGCAGAAGCCCAGATCAAACGAAAGGGGATTGAACTTGCAGTGCGAAAGCTAGCGCATAAAGCTTATGCTAATGTAACACTCTTTAACACTCATGTAATTGTGTCAAATTGTACAGACAGTGAGCACACTTCCATTCATTCGTGTTATTAAGGAGTGGATGTCCATTATAAATATAAACCTTTACCTGCATACAGTCATAAATATACATTACCATACATTCCTGATACACATGCAAAAAGCAGTATGCCAGATAGGTGGGATATGTCAGTAAACAGCACTGATACAGTCACAAAACAGCATCTGAGTGACTCGCTTTAAAACGTTCAAGGAATTCATGTTTGGAAAAATACAAAACTGAAATTGCCAAttgatcaaaataatatttgtaatgacGTTTGCGTCATTCGATACTTAACCTgtactatttataaaaaaaaaaaatactaaaaacattaaattcatcaaaaacTGACAAACCAAGAGCCATTCATTCAGAAAATGgactacactggttgtgctgtATGTTTATGATTCATTAAGAAGAAACTCATTCCAGTCTTTTGTTCTGGAGTGTATATTCGGTAGCGGTGCATTAAGTATTTCAGGAAGCTCCATGTTGAGCATTTAATTATGCTAGTCTGTTCGCATTGACAGAAGAATGCACGTGCAAAAGCCATTAACAGAACTAAACCAGAATTTGTTTtcaaaaacaatcattatttttgcagttctGTTTGGTAGTGGAAATTACACACGCACACCTACAGAAGGTGCTTCCCTAACATTCGACTCAAGTTCTTCATGAAATTTCCAAAGACTTTACAGATGGCACAACATATTGTGCCATTGTGTGGTCAAACTGTGAGTCTGAATAGGTAAGAGTCTCTTCTAGAAtcccctacaaaaaaaaaaaaaaaaaaagccctgtaTGTTTATGGAGAACACTTAATGAATGCTTTCTATAATCTATGCATATTCAAGTCACAAATAACATCTTGCTGGTCCATAGTGCCTTTATAAACACATGCATTAGTGAAGTGCTTCCTCTAGTGGGTGAAATCTACAGGGAAGAATCTATAGCATGCTTTTCAATGCTGGGCTATTGAAGACGTGTTGCAAATCTGGAAAAATCAGCTGACATCCATCCTCTAATGCATCCCTCATCCATCATTTTTGTCTCGGGTGGGTTTTTCTTGCCATCTGCCCCAAGTACAGTGTGATGCATCAGATCCGCCTTCTCTGATTATTTGCCATAATATTGCTCTTTAA
The nucleotide sequence above comes from Carassius gibelio isolate Cgi1373 ecotype wild population from Czech Republic chromosome B3, carGib1.2-hapl.c, whole genome shotgun sequence. Encoded proteins:
- the gsg1l gene encoding germ cell-specific gene 1-like protein, which gives rise to MKTTRKCRALLSVGLNLLALLFSTTAFITTYWCEGTQRVPKPNCSKERRHNCIDYGVNETDPSKVHYSWETGDDRFIFRHFHTGIWYSCEEDIHGGGEKCRSFIDLAPASERGVLWLSVVSEVLYIMLLVVGFSLMCLELFHSSNVIDGLKLNAFAAVFTVLSGLLGMVAHMMYTQVFQITVSLGPEDWRPHTWDYGWSFCMAWGSFTCCMAASVTTLNSYTKTVIEFRHKRKLFEQGLREEQTFLDPEAFHYFRDRSVQSISSSIDVYPSHGSSHGSSRGKMRSPPAPVDQSDNTESLGEEQC